A genomic segment from Geitlerinema sp. PCC 7407 encodes:
- the rpmB gene encoding 50S ribosomal protein L28 → MSRKCQLTGKKANNAYAISHSHRRTKKLQEVNLQWKRLWWAEGNRWVRLRLSTKAIKTLEHKSLSAFAKEAGIDLNKF, encoded by the coding sequence ATGAGCCGCAAGTGCCAATTGACCGGCAAAAAGGCAAACAACGCCTACGCCATTTCTCACTCTCACCGTCGAACCAAGAAGCTGCAAGAAGTGAACCTGCAGTGGAAGCGTCTCTGGTGGGCCGAAGGCAACCGCTGGGTGCGTCTGCGTCTTTCGACCAAAGCCATCAAGACCCTCGAGCACAAAAGCCTCTCTGCCTTCGCCAAAGAAGCTGGCATCGACCTCAACAAATTCTAA